From Mucilaginibacter rubeus, a single genomic window includes:
- a CDS encoding alpha-2-macroglobulin family protein — protein sequence MQATLKRSFLFFSFLSFCITTTFAQNVLTPSRQNSFYTYIYKVTADDVLKFYQHPDKKPDEQILRNPIDSFKTNTKWDNTLPPGNYMQVVAKKNLLSYSLIENHSANLKLLDNRYDLRFILLDNEGKIINNALVQTNNHTIAYDTKAGLYIADASKKGTILKVDYAGVTNYYNIKKQEKPSYYRYNPYRGMSFFKATWNRFKNLFKKGNKPHYRPLPGHDYEGFMVFNKAIYKPRDTVKFKAFILNKKSKKPINAAQLLIRLRYRNDEDGKIIGRVKSYRDGAYEYSFALTDSLDLSLDRDYTISLEDPSSEKYKLDDYKGDDDEGFLAKRKVYMTGEFKYEEYELKSITFSTRVDKEEHNPGNPATLYLKAVDENNLPVTDGRVNITLYTRNTGTHRQNYTFVPDQLWTHQLQLDAIGETKLIIPDSIFPKADVTYYINSEFLNSNNERQSANNNMSYRYNRFRVTAKLSGDTLVSEAFDNGEPIKTMATISTLNPRYDTISKIKVMLPSKTIINPYADNYNIQTDSTYADLYLKNNDSGISLSGYRTADSLFVKVENPRHLHFWYSVFGGNRLIDAGQADNLFYTRAYNDQNMVNFQVHCIWVGESRTEATDIVYRDKLMTINVRQPVSVYPGQQAKTDIVVTDAKGQPVANADLTAWSMTSKFTNYRTPYVPYLGKDFTYRKQKAAFEANGFNIIGTLQLNWKRWSKEMGLDSIAYYQFTHPDKIYQVEEDTKDSLTQVAPFVVKNGDVLPVHILYIDNRPVYFDQTRQLKRYSFAVSPGKHSFRFRTSHQNVWVDTIDVPKSKKLIFSINADSAKFTKVSDTLSTYECDLINRYLITIINNFGWKMALLTQSEKVFMINADPGQYNSVLVGPLAENFANLEVKGSGSRYFATEPGYSFQFEQGLIKQKSIATAYPFNPVLSSYQGTADDYTQEVLTRPDAENVWQQYLDLRSNTQALFNNPTISGEIGKLSMNITQPEDKKLLIKNIIIYKYNDPDFIMIYPGNTTYVSGLNAGRYRVLFLLKGDNYDIKENVVIKIQGTNFYNFTVLPAHAKDSVGTRISNIINNRTGAYTNGDREIENDALKIKEAFNDKYLDSGSFADTMSGIISGNDNQPAAGVSIRVRGAATGTFTDANGRFKIKVPKNGRLIISYIGYETQQVPIHPGETLRLALTSSSKLLQEVVVVGYGTVMRRELTGSVSTATYGLAGQVPGVSVNDGSPNLKVMIRGVSSLPSAPPLVVVDGEIVASLSDINKDDIAELSILKEAAATAIYGARAANGVIVIKTKAKPGLAGGQKTDTTQTGGTSTLRKNFSDYAYWQPKLTTDEHGKASFMVTYPDDITNWRTFIIGINGNKQTGFAESNIKSYKPLSANFIAPQFAVAGDEMNLIGKVMNYNTNTAKLTRVFKYNGQTLKQDELEIKNSKIDTLSITATSTDSLTFEYTIKRDNGYFDGEQRKIPVMPQGVKETKGIFEALDRDTTVSLKFDPALGPITFRAEASALPVLAEETRKLREYKYLCNEQLASKLKGLLMERRIKKFMGEDFKYEKNIREVIKKMQENRRGNGTWGWWKDSNEELWISLHAIEALVNAQKEGFVVELDKQKLTDYLVYQLESYKDRDKILCLQLLHKLEAKVDYQKYVAIIEKKQAKAREPFGGGLLVYDKLRLMLLRQESGLPIKMDSLLKPSKRTMFGNMYWGEDDYRFFDNSIQLSILAYHIIKNEGSHPELLSKIRGYFLEQRRHGDWRNTYESALILETILPDLLIENKQVKPSEITLNGSDTKTISKFPYSATLTDKQISVNKTGSLPVYITGYQQFWNSKPEKVSKDFTVDTWFERKEKTVTTLKGGEPVLLKAEVTVRGDADFVMVEIPIPAGCSYESKDQAWQNNEVHREYFKEKVSIFCRSLKQGKYTFSINLIPRYNGKYTLNPAKAEMMYFPVFYGREGMKQVVVD from the coding sequence ATGCAAGCAACACTAAAAAGATCGTTTTTATTTTTCAGCTTCTTAAGTTTTTGCATAACTACCACATTTGCCCAAAATGTGCTAACACCAAGCCGGCAAAACAGTTTTTATACCTACATATATAAAGTAACTGCCGACGATGTGCTGAAATTTTACCAGCACCCGGATAAAAAACCCGACGAGCAGATACTGCGCAATCCCATAGATTCATTTAAAACGAATACCAAATGGGATAATACCCTCCCTCCCGGCAACTACATGCAGGTTGTTGCTAAAAAGAATTTGCTCAGCTATTCCCTTATCGAAAACCATTCGGCTAATTTAAAGTTGCTGGATAACCGTTATGACCTGCGCTTTATTTTGCTTGATAATGAAGGCAAAATCATCAATAATGCTTTGGTACAAACCAACAATCACACAATTGCTTATGATACAAAGGCCGGTTTATATATAGCCGATGCTTCAAAAAAAGGCACTATTTTGAAAGTAGACTACGCCGGCGTTACCAATTACTACAATATAAAAAAGCAGGAGAAACCATCCTATTACCGCTACAACCCATATCGTGGTATGAGTTTTTTCAAGGCCACCTGGAATCGCTTTAAAAACCTGTTCAAAAAAGGCAATAAGCCCCACTATCGTCCTTTGCCGGGGCATGATTACGAGGGTTTTATGGTATTCAACAAGGCTATTTACAAGCCACGCGATACAGTAAAATTCAAGGCTTTTATCTTAAACAAAAAATCAAAAAAGCCCATCAATGCAGCTCAATTATTGATACGGCTCAGATACCGGAATGATGAAGACGGCAAGATCATTGGCAGGGTAAAAAGTTATCGTGACGGAGCTTATGAATATAGCTTCGCGCTAACTGATAGCCTTGACCTTTCGCTTGACAGAGATTACACGATATCACTCGAAGATCCATCGAGCGAAAAATATAAACTTGACGATTATAAAGGAGATGACGATGAGGGCTTTTTAGCCAAACGCAAGGTTTATATGACCGGTGAATTTAAATACGAGGAATATGAACTTAAATCGATAACGTTTAGCACCCGGGTTGATAAAGAAGAACACAACCCCGGAAACCCGGCTACCTTATACCTCAAAGCGGTAGACGAAAATAACCTGCCTGTTACGGATGGCCGGGTTAATATCACGCTTTATACCCGCAACACAGGCACACACCGCCAGAACTACACTTTTGTACCCGATCAACTCTGGACGCACCAACTACAGCTCGACGCTATTGGTGAAACCAAACTCATTATTCCCGATTCTATTTTCCCCAAGGCTGATGTTACCTATTACATCAATTCCGAATTTCTGAACAGCAACAACGAGCGTCAGTCGGCCAATAATAATATGAGTTACCGGTATAACCGGTTTCGCGTCACCGCCAAACTAAGCGGTGATACACTGGTGAGCGAGGCATTTGACAATGGTGAGCCCATCAAAACAATGGCTACTATCAGCACGCTGAATCCCCGTTATGATACTATATCAAAGATCAAGGTAATGCTGCCCTCCAAAACTATCATTAACCCCTATGCCGATAACTACAACATCCAGACAGACAGCACCTATGCCGACCTTTACCTTAAAAACAATGATTCCGGGATCTCGCTTTCGGGCTATCGCACTGCCGACTCATTATTTGTAAAAGTTGAAAACCCGCGTCACCTGCATTTCTGGTATTCGGTATTTGGTGGTAACAGGTTGATAGATGCAGGGCAGGCCGATAACCTGTTTTATACACGTGCCTACAATGACCAAAACATGGTGAATTTTCAGGTGCATTGCATATGGGTGGGCGAAAGCAGAACCGAAGCCACGGATATTGTATACCGCGATAAACTCATGACCATTAATGTACGTCAGCCTGTATCTGTTTATCCCGGGCAACAGGCTAAAACAGACATTGTAGTTACCGATGCAAAAGGTCAGCCTGTAGCCAATGCCGATTTAACAGCATGGTCGATGACCAGTAAGTTTACTAATTACAGAACGCCCTATGTACCCTATCTGGGCAAAGATTTTACCTATCGCAAGCAAAAAGCGGCCTTTGAGGCCAACGGATTTAATATCATTGGTACGCTGCAGCTCAACTGGAAACGCTGGAGCAAGGAAATGGGATTGGACAGCATTGCCTATTACCAGTTTACGCATCCTGATAAAATTTACCAGGTTGAAGAAGATACTAAAGACTCGCTTACACAAGTAGCACCATTTGTGGTTAAAAACGGCGATGTGTTACCTGTTCATATTCTTTACATTGATAACCGGCCGGTTTATTTCGATCAAACACGGCAGCTTAAACGCTACAGCTTCGCGGTATCGCCGGGCAAACATTCGTTCAGATTCAGGACCAGCCATCAAAACGTTTGGGTAGATACAATTGATGTACCGAAATCGAAGAAGCTAATCTTCAGCATTAATGCAGACAGTGCGAAATTCACAAAAGTTTCTGATACGCTGAGCACTTATGAGTGCGACCTGATTAACCGCTATCTGATTACGATTATCAATAATTTTGGCTGGAAAATGGCCCTGCTAACCCAAAGCGAAAAGGTATTCATGATCAACGCGGATCCAGGCCAGTACAATAGTGTACTTGTAGGCCCATTAGCCGAAAACTTTGCTAATCTGGAAGTTAAAGGCAGCGGCTCAAGATATTTTGCCACCGAACCGGGCTATTCATTTCAATTTGAACAGGGTCTTATCAAGCAAAAAAGTATCGCGACCGCTTATCCCTTCAACCCTGTGCTATCATCTTATCAGGGCACTGCCGATGATTATACCCAGGAGGTGCTTACCCGCCCCGATGCCGAAAACGTTTGGCAGCAATACCTTGATCTGCGCAGCAATACGCAGGCGCTTTTTAATAATCCTACCATAAGCGGCGAGATAGGCAAGCTCAGCATGAATATTACTCAGCCGGAAGATAAAAAGCTCCTGATCAAAAATATCATCATCTATAAATATAACGATCCGGACTTTATCATGATCTATCCGGGCAATACTACTTATGTTTCTGGCCTTAACGCAGGCAGGTACCGGGTTTTATTTTTACTTAAAGGCGATAACTATGATATTAAAGAAAACGTTGTCATAAAAATACAAGGAACCAATTTCTACAATTTTACAGTCTTGCCTGCACACGCTAAAGATTCGGTAGGTACCAGGATCAGCAACATCATCAATAATCGCACGGGAGCATATACCAACGGGGACCGGGAGATAGAAAACGATGCATTGAAAATAAAAGAGGCTTTTAATGACAAATACCTGGATTCTGGCAGCTTTGCGGATACAATGAGCGGCATTATTTCAGGCAATGACAATCAGCCTGCGGCTGGTGTTAGTATAAGGGTTAGAGGCGCGGCAACCGGAACGTTTACAGATGCAAACGGCCGATTTAAAATAAAGGTTCCTAAAAACGGCAGGCTTATCATAAGCTATATAGGCTATGAAACGCAACAGGTGCCCATACATCCCGGAGAAACGCTTAGACTTGCTTTAACATCAAGCTCAAAGCTATTGCAGGAGGTTGTAGTTGTTGGCTATGGTACGGTGATGAGAAGAGAACTCACAGGATCTGTTAGTACTGCAACATATGGATTAGCTGGTCAGGTGCCCGGTGTTTCTGTAAATGACGGAAGCCCGAATCTTAAAGTAATGATCAGAGGAGTATCATCCTTACCATCGGCACCGCCGCTTGTAGTTGTCGATGGCGAAATTGTTGCTTCACTGTCTGATATTAATAAAGATGATATTGCAGAATTAAGTATACTAAAAGAGGCTGCCGCAACAGCCATATACGGCGCCCGCGCTGCCAACGGCGTCATTGTGATCAAAACTAAAGCTAAACCCGGTTTGGCCGGAGGCCAAAAGACTGATACTACGCAGACCGGCGGAACATCAACCCTGCGCAAAAACTTTTCTGATTATGCCTACTGGCAACCTAAACTAACTACCGATGAACACGGCAAAGCCAGCTTCATGGTTACTTACCCCGATGATATCACCAACTGGCGGACGTTTATTATCGGTATAAACGGTAACAAGCAAACCGGTTTTGCCGAAAGCAATATCAAATCATACAAACCGCTAAGCGCTAACTTCATCGCGCCGCAGTTTGCTGTTGCAGGCGATGAAATGAACCTGATAGGTAAAGTAATGAACTATAATACCAACACCGCAAAACTTACCCGTGTTTTTAAATACAACGGCCAAACCTTGAAGCAGGATGAGCTGGAGATTAAAAACTCTAAAATAGATACTTTAAGCATTACGGCAACCTCCACAGATAGCCTCACTTTTGAATACACTATTAAACGCGATAACGGCTATTTTGACGGCGAACAACGCAAAATTCCTGTAATGCCACAGGGCGTTAAAGAAACAAAAGGAATTTTTGAAGCCCTCGACCGCGATACAACAGTAAGCCTTAAGTTCGATCCGGCTTTGGGCCCCATAACTTTCCGCGCCGAAGCCTCGGCACTACCCGTGCTTGCAGAAGAAACCCGGAAATTGCGAGAATACAAATACCTGTGCAATGAGCAACTCGCTTCCAAACTGAAAGGCCTGCTCATGGAACGTCGCATCAAAAAGTTCATGGGTGAGGATTTCAAGTATGAAAAGAATATAAGAGAGGTAATAAAAAAAATGCAGGAAAACCGCAGGGGCAACGGCACCTGGGGTTGGTGGAAAGATAGTAACGAAGAGCTCTGGATAAGCCTTCATGCAATTGAGGCCCTTGTCAATGCTCAAAAAGAGGGTTTTGTTGTTGAACTGGATAAACAAAAATTAACCGACTACCTCGTTTACCAGCTGGAAAGCTATAAAGACAGGGATAAAATACTCTGTTTGCAATTGCTTCATAAACTGGAGGCAAAAGTTGATTACCAGAAGTATGTAGCAATCATCGAGAAAAAGCAAGCTAAAGCTCGCGAACCGTTTGGCGGTGGCTTATTAGTTTATGATAAATTGAGGCTGATGTTATTACGCCAGGAATCGGGCTTACCTATAAAAATGGACAGCCTGCTCAAACCAAGCAAGCGCACCATGTTTGGCAATATGTATTGGGGTGAGGATGATTACCGCTTTTTTGATAACTCGATACAGTTAAGCATATTGGCCTACCATATTATTAAAAACGAAGGTAGCCACCCTGAATTATTGAGTAAGATAAGGGGTTACTTCCTTGAACAACGCCGTCATGGCGATTGGCGCAATACTTATGAATCGGCCCTGATCCTGGAAACTATCCTCCCCGATCTCCTGATTGAAAATAAACAGGTTAAACCATCGGAAATTACATTGAATGGCAGCGATACAAAAACTATCAGCAAATTCCCCTACTCAGCTACTTTAACCGACAAGCAGATTAGTGTTAATAAAACAGGTAGCTTGCCTGTTTACATTACCGGCTACCAGCAGTTTTGGAACAGCAAGCCCGAAAAGGTAAGCAAAGATTTTACGGTAGATACCTGGTTTGAACGTAAGGAAAAGACAGTTACTACCTTAAAAGGCGGCGAGCCTGTATTACTAAAAGCGGAAGTAACAGTACGCGGCGATGCGGATTTTGTGATGGTAGAAATCCCGATACCCGCCGGATGCTCATACGAAAGCAAGGACCAAGCGTGGCAAAACAACGAGGTGCACCGCGAATATTTTAAAGAGAAGGTAAGTATATTTTGCCGTTCCCTTAAACAGGGTAAATATACATTCAGCATTAACCTCATCCCCCGTTACAACGGTAAATACACCCTAAACCCAGCGAAAGCCGAGATGATGTATTTCCCGGTATTTTACGGCAGAGAGGGGATGAAACAGGTGGTCGTTGATTAG
- a CDS encoding DUF4290 domain-containing protein, whose amino-acid sequence MAKENTPANFDYNSTRNKLILSEYGRNVQNMVKYIVALPTKEERNRYAQVVIDLMGFLNPHLRDVADFKHKLWDHLHIISDYQIDVDSPYPKPSPEAVHIKPAPLNYPNQRIKYKHYGKTIELMIEKAKAIEEPDRKRHMIQAIANFMKMAYVQWNKDSVSDESILSDLYALSGGTLKLEDNVNLNRVDFRPNNFQQNSNNNNNRGRNNNQNNQNRGGGSGGRQNNNQNRNNNQNNRNRNNGGGSKKY is encoded by the coding sequence ATGGCTAAAGAAAACACGCCTGCAAATTTTGATTATAACTCAACCAGGAACAAGTTGATCCTGTCTGAATATGGCCGCAACGTACAAAATATGGTTAAATATATTGTAGCGCTGCCAACCAAAGAAGAACGTAACCGCTACGCACAGGTAGTTATTGACCTGATGGGTTTCCTTAACCCTCACCTGCGCGATGTGGCCGATTTTAAACACAAACTTTGGGACCACCTGCACATCATTTCTGATTACCAGATTGATGTGGATTCGCCGTACCCAAAACCATCGCCTGAGGCTGTGCATATTAAGCCCGCACCGTTAAATTACCCTAATCAGCGTATTAAATACAAACACTATGGCAAAACCATTGAGCTGATGATTGAAAAGGCTAAAGCGATTGAAGAACCTGATCGTAAGCGCCACATGATACAGGCCATTGCCAATTTCATGAAAATGGCCTATGTACAATGGAACAAAGATTCGGTAAGTGACGAAAGTATCCTGTCTGATTTGTACGCTTTATCAGGCGGCACATTGAAACTGGAGGATAACGTTAATCTTAACCGTGTTGATTTCCGTCCTAACAACTTTCAGCAAAACAGCAACAACAACAACAATCGCGGTCGCAACAACAACCAAAACAATCAAAATCGTGGTGGCGGCAGCGGCGGCAGGCAAAACAACAACCAAAATCGCAACAATAACCAAAACAATCGTAACCGTAACAACGGCGGAGGTTCAAAAAAATATTAA
- the murA gene encoding UDP-N-acetylglucosamine 1-carboxyvinyltransferase, whose amino-acid sequence MTNAFVINGGKPLKGEITPQGAKNEALQVISAVLLTEEKVTISNIPDIKDVNKLIELLGDMGVIVERVNEHTYTFEAKDINQDFFLSEAFKSKGGGLRGSIMIVGPLLARFGKASIPKPGGDKIGRRRLDTHFLGFEKLGAQFNYNPENGFFNVDASNLQGTYILLDEASVTGTANVVMAAVLAKGTTTIYNAACEPYLQQLCKMLSRMGAKISGIGSNLLTIEGVERLGGTEHRLLPDMIEIGSFIGLAAMTGSEITIKDVQYKELGMIPDVFKRLGIKLELRGDDIFIPAQEHYEIETFIDGSIMTIADAPWPGFTPDLLSIVLVVAIQAKGSVLIHQKMFESRLFFVDKLLDMGAQIILCDPHRATVIGLDNQVKLRGISMTSPDIRAGVSLLIAALSAQGQSTIYNIEQIERGYQHIDTRLKALGADITRI is encoded by the coding sequence ATGACTAACGCATTTGTAATAAATGGCGGCAAACCGCTAAAAGGTGAAATAACCCCGCAGGGTGCAAAAAACGAAGCATTACAGGTTATATCTGCCGTATTGCTTACCGAAGAAAAAGTAACCATCAGCAACATCCCTGACATTAAGGATGTAAACAAGCTGATAGAGCTGCTTGGCGATATGGGCGTTATTGTTGAACGCGTAAACGAACATACTTATACCTTCGAAGCCAAAGATATCAACCAGGATTTTTTCTTGTCTGAGGCATTTAAATCAAAAGGTGGTGGCCTACGCGGTTCTATCATGATAGTTGGCCCGCTGCTGGCCCGTTTCGGCAAGGCATCAATCCCTAAACCGGGTGGCGATAAAATCGGTCGCCGCAGGTTGGATACCCACTTTCTGGGTTTTGAAAAATTGGGTGCCCAATTCAATTACAATCCCGAAAATGGTTTCTTTAATGTAGATGCTTCCAATCTGCAAGGTACTTACATCCTGCTGGATGAAGCTTCTGTAACTGGTACAGCCAACGTGGTAATGGCTGCAGTACTCGCAAAAGGTACTACTACCATTTATAACGCTGCATGCGAACCATATTTGCAGCAGCTTTGTAAAATGCTGAGCCGTATGGGCGCTAAAATTAGCGGAATTGGTTCAAACCTGTTAACTATTGAAGGTGTTGAACGACTGGGCGGTACTGAGCACCGCTTATTACCCGATATGATCGAGATTGGCTCATTCATTGGTTTGGCTGCCATGACCGGTTCTGAAATCACCATTAAAGATGTTCAGTACAAAGAACTGGGCATGATCCCCGATGTTTTCAAACGTTTAGGTATTAAACTGGAGCTTAGAGGCGATGATATTTTTATTCCGGCCCAAGAGCATTACGAAATTGAAACTTTTATTGACGGCAGTATCATGACCATTGCCGACGCGCCATGGCCGGGCTTCACGCCCGACTTATTGAGCATTGTGCTGGTTGTTGCCATCCAGGCAAAAGGCTCGGTACTGATTCACCAAAAAATGTTTGAAAGCCGCTTATTCTTCGTGGATAAACTGCTGGATATGGGTGCCCAGATCATCCTTTGCGATCCGCACCGTGCTACTGTTATCGGTTTGGACAACCAGGTTAAATTACGTGGTATTTCCATGACCTCGCCCGATATTCGCGCAGGTGTTTCATTACTGATCGCCGCCCTTTCAGCACAAGGTCAATCAACCATTTACAATATTGAACAAATTGAACGCGGCTATCAGCACATTGATACCAGGCTTAAAGCTTTAGGTGCTGATATAACCCGTATTTAA
- a CDS encoding pyridoxal-phosphate dependent enzyme, with protein sequence MWYSNILDTIGNTPLVKLNKVAKDIPATVLAKIETTNPGNSIKDRMALKMIEDAEKSGKLKPGGTIIEGTSGNTGMGLAIAAVIKGYKCIFTSTDKQSKEKFDALRAFGAEVIVCPTNVEPEDPRSYYSVSSRLEREVPNSWKPNQYDNLSNSQAHYESTGPEIWEQTEGKITHLIAGVGTGGTISGIARYLKEKNPAIQVLGIDTYGSVFKKYKETGVFDKNEIYPYITEGIGEDFLPQNVDFSLIDHFEKVTDKDAALMTREIARKEGIFSGNSTGSAVAGLLQMKDKFKEGDVVVIIFPDHGTRYLGKMYNDDWLRDRGFLKDEKLTARDIISKKDVQEIITIDCEKSVLEAINTIKSLNISQIPVTQKGMVIGKITESDILDSLIENPSIKSQPIKNITTAPFPFVDLNTSIDRISAMINKDNIAVLVEGEQGKIEIITQYDIINAISA encoded by the coding sequence ATGTGGTACAGCAACATACTTGATACCATTGGCAATACGCCGCTGGTAAAACTGAATAAAGTAGCAAAGGACATACCTGCTACTGTTTTAGCCAAAATAGAAACAACCAACCCCGGCAACTCCATTAAGGACCGTATGGCCCTTAAAATGATTGAAGACGCCGAAAAAAGCGGTAAGCTTAAACCCGGCGGAACCATTATTGAAGGCACATCGGGCAATACCGGTATGGGCCTTGCAATAGCTGCGGTTATAAAAGGTTACAAATGTATTTTTACCAGTACCGATAAACAATCAAAAGAAAAATTTGACGCTTTGCGTGCTTTTGGTGCCGAGGTAATTGTTTGCCCTACCAACGTAGAGCCGGAGGATCCGCGTTCGTATTACTCGGTATCATCGCGCCTGGAGCGGGAAGTTCCTAATTCGTGGAAACCTAACCAGTATGATAACCTGAGTAACTCTCAAGCGCATTATGAATCAACTGGTCCGGAAATATGGGAGCAAACCGAGGGTAAGATCACACACCTTATTGCAGGTGTTGGCACGGGCGGTACCATATCCGGCATTGCCCGTTATCTGAAAGAGAAGAACCCGGCCATTCAGGTTTTGGGGATCGATACTTATGGCTCGGTATTCAAAAAGTACAAGGAAACAGGTGTTTTTGACAAAAACGAGATCTATCCATATATCACAGAAGGTATTGGCGAAGATTTTCTGCCGCAGAACGTTGATTTTAGCCTGATTGATCATTTTGAAAAAGTGACCGATAAAGATGCTGCCCTCATGACCCGTGAAATTGCCCGTAAGGAAGGAATCTTCTCCGGTAACTCTACCGGTTCGGCAGTGGCAGGCTTGCTGCAAATGAAGGATAAGTTTAAAGAAGGTGATGTGGTCGTGATCATTTTCCCAGACCATGGCACCCGCTACCTCGGCAAAATGTACAATGATGACTGGCTGCGCGACCGCGGTTTCCTGAAAGATGAAAAGCTAACCGCCCGCGATATCATCAGCAAAAAAGATGTACAGGAGATCATCACCATTGATTGCGAAAAGAGCGTACTGGAAGCTATCAATACCATTAAATCGCTTAATATCTCGCAGATCCCGGTTACGCAAAAAGGCATGGTTATAGGCAAGATCACCGAAAGCGATATCCTCGATTCGCTGATCGAAAACCCATCGATTAAGTCACAGCCAATCAAGAACATTACTACCGCGCCGTTTCCGTTTGTTGATCTGAACACTTCAATCGACAGGATCTCGGCCATGATCAATAAAGATAACATTGCCGTGCTGGTTGAAGGTGAACAAGGCAAAATTGAGATCATTACCCAATATGATATTATAAACGCTATTTCCGCCTAA
- a CDS encoding ArnT family glycosyltransferase, with the protein MPYKNRKSTYVYFVLIFVFIKVVLNLFAISHFGFHRDEFLHLVLADHLDWGYKEVPPFIAILAKISITCFGNSVFAARLFPTLFGGLIVLLTGLIVIEFGGKKFAITLACLSLIFAPAFAASEYLFQPVVFDQFWWVLTVWLLVKYLNTTDVRYLYWLGAAVGLGILTKYTMLFFAASLLIGILISKQRKLLFNKHILGAVMITVAIVLPNLIWQINHHMPVFTHMKNLREQQLDYITPTDFIKQQLLVNGVALFIWLNGLAFLIFSFRLRNFQFMALAYALIFFFLLMMDGKSYYIFGAYPMLFAAGAFGFERLLKTNGYVLRTALIVLFTLPNALLLPILLPILPMDQTLAFFRFADKHLPPVRFSMIWEDGKKHATTQDYADMLGWDDMAALVDKAYKSLSPDDQKQTLVYADNYGEAGAIHHYRKQYGYPNVISLNSSFTLWAPDSLKCKYLIYIDDGGGKNIKEFVAGNMIGSFTKVGEVSNPLAREKGTAVFIITPNYRLNQRYSPELAKKRLE; encoded by the coding sequence ATGCCTTACAAAAACCGGAAATCTACCTACGTTTATTTTGTACTGATATTTGTATTTATTAAAGTAGTTCTTAACCTTTTCGCTATATCGCATTTCGGTTTTCATCGTGATGAATTTCTGCACCTTGTATTAGCCGATCATTTGGATTGGGGATACAAGGAGGTACCACCGTTTATAGCCATCCTGGCAAAAATTTCCATTACCTGTTTTGGCAACTCGGTTTTTGCCGCGAGGCTGTTCCCTACCCTGTTTGGCGGGCTCATTGTTTTGCTTACGGGCCTTATCGTAATTGAATTTGGCGGAAAAAAGTTTGCCATAACACTTGCTTGTTTATCGCTCATCTTCGCCCCTGCTTTTGCAGCAAGTGAATATCTCTTTCAGCCGGTGGTTTTTGATCAGTTTTGGTGGGTGCTAACAGTTTGGCTCTTGGTAAAATATCTTAACACTACCGATGTAAGGTACCTGTACTGGCTCGGGGCAGCTGTTGGTCTTGGTATATTAACCAAATACACCATGCTGTTTTTTGCAGCATCGCTCCTTATCGGCATACTGATCAGTAAACAACGTAAACTACTATTCAACAAGCATATTCTTGGCGCTGTCATGATAACAGTGGCTATTGTACTGCCCAATCTTATCTGGCAAATAAACCATCACATGCCGGTTTTTACGCACATGAAAAACCTGCGTGAACAGCAACTTGACTACATTACTCCAACCGACTTTATTAAACAGCAGTTGTTGGTCAACGGCGTTGCATTGTTTATATGGCTTAATGGGCTCGCATTCCTGATATTTTCGTTCAGGCTGCGTAATTTTCAGTTCATGGCGCTGGCTTATGCCCTCATCTTCTTTTTTTTACTGATGATGGATGGCAAAAGCTATTACATATTTGGCGCCTACCCCATGTTGTTTGCTGCAGGGGCTTTCGGTTTTGAGCGTTTATTAAAAACAAATGGTTATGTTTTGCGTACCGCTTTAATCGTGTTGTTTACACTGCCCAATGCTTTATTGTTGCCTATTTTACTACCAATATTACCGATGGATCAAACCCTGGCGTTTTTTCGCTTTGCGGATAAGCACCTGCCGCCTGTTCGTTTTTCAATGATCTGGGAAGATGGTAAAAAGCATGCCACCACCCAGGATTACGCCGATATGCTGGGCTGGGATGATATGGCTGCATTGGTGGATAAAGCCTACAAGAGCCTCAGTCCTGACGATCAGAAGCAGACCTTAGTTTATGCCGATAACTACGGTGAAGCCGGCGCCATACATCATTATCGTAAGCAATACGGCTATCCCAATGTAATATCGCTGAACAGCAGCTTTACCCTTTGGGCACCCGACAGCCTTAAATGCAAATACCTGATCTATATAGATGATGGCGGCGGCAAAAACATTAAAGAATTTGTGGCCGGCAATATGATAGGCAGCTTTACCAAAGTAGGCGAAGTAAGCAATCCACTCGCCCGCGAAAAAGGAACAGCTGTGTTTATCATTACACCAAATTACCGCTTAAATCAAAGGTATAGCCCGGAGTTGGCGAAGAAGCGGTTGGAGTAA